AAATTTCGGAAAAAGACCCCAATTTCACAAAGAAACTTTTAAAATTTGATCAAGAGGTGGAAAACGCTAAAAAAGAATCTATACAGTTTATCGCAAGAGAGGAACCCTATAATCTTGAAGGTTTAGTCATTAGTGGAGCAGAACTATATATATACGCAACAGAGCATTTAGTAGATCTTTTTAGTCGTGAAGAGATGAGAGAAATGATTGATTTATTTAGATCTTCTACCTTTATAAAAAAACAAGGGGAAAAAGGTAACCCTGAAAAAGTTTCTTCAAATATCCCATCGTTCCTCCAATATATAACAACTAACTTAGTGGAATCTGTAGGGATGGCCAATAGCCAAGTAGATACCGATTATTTTATGCTGGGTATTTTTGGAAATCAATTATCACATAAAGAAATTGCCACATTATATAAAGACAATGCAACTAAGCTATTTACTTTAGATGAATTTTTAGAGCACTATGCTGATAGAAAAAGTCCTGACGTCTTAGATAGAACATGGAATCGTTATCTCACAAGCCTTTATAACAAAATGAAAAGCTTAAAAAAAGATAAGGCGCCCCTTAGTGAGGCGATGAACGTTTTAAAAAGTTTTACCCCTGAAAGAAATCGAGATAAATCAAATGTCGTAGAATCTACAGACTGGAAAAATGTCAAAGCTTTTAATTTAGGTGTTGGTTTTATTAGTGGAACAAGAGTTTTTACTTTCAAATTGAACGATAGGCAAAAAACAATTGAAATCCCTATATCTTTAGAAGTAGTTCCTAATTTATCCCCTACTTTGTCTTTAGATATAATGCGCTTTATTAAACAATTAGTGCCAAAATTTACTGATAGTGATTACAAAGATTTTTTTAGCGAGTTTAAAGCAGGGCAAAAAAAAGCTGCCGATTTTAAAACAGATGATGTTGTTTTAAAAAAAACGTGGGAAAAAATTTTGCAATCCAATACAGATCCACAAAAAATTATGGAAATCGCAGTAAACTATGCTTATGCTTTTGAAATCAATGTAAATAAAGCATTAGCCAATCTTTAATTATTTGCTTGAATTAGGGGGCATCCGACCCATTAACCACATTTTAGGACATCCACCTGGCAAATTTGTTTCTTCTGCTAAAATTTTAAAACCAAAATGCTCATATAATCCTACGTTGGAAGGAGTTCCTGTTTCTAAATAAAAAGGAATATTCGCTGCATCCGCAAAATGAAGGGAATGTTCAATTAATTTTTTGCCAATTCCTTTGCCTTGTGCTTTTGGATCAACGGCCACCATTCCAAGGTGCCAATGAAGTGGAGGCATTAATTCGTCTTTTCTTTTTCCTAGATAAGACATAAGTTTTAAAAATTTTCCTATAGCTGAAAATCCAATCGATGGAGCTTTTTTCATAGATTTAAGTAGTAATAGATCTAATGCTTTAAAAGATTCTTCGGGTTTCAAATTCATTATAATTCCATCAACAGTTGGCGCCGTGACAAATGTTTGCGTAAATTTTTGGGCGTACTCCGCGTAGCAAGACATGTATGCATCAAGGGCGCGTTTCCTAACTTCCATATCAGGATACACCCATTCAATCACGGGATCGTTAAAGTAGGCTTTAACTAGAATATCTTTTACTTCATCAATATTTCTTTTGATCATCGGAACAACTTCCATAACTAACCTCTTTTGTTAGTTTTTTTTATATAGAATAGAACTTTAGCAAACAAGTTTTGAAATTTTTTGAATTTTGGTTTTAGGTAATGTTATTAAATTACCGAGAGAAAATTAATTAATTAAAAAAAGATTTGCGAAAAATTCAATAAATTGTCATGGTAAGGCTAAGAGGTTAATTTCTAAGGTTGTAGGTTCTAAGTAGAAACTAAAGCCTGATGAAAATAGTTTCCTTTTAATAACAAAAGCTTAATAACTAATGTTATTAAGTTAGAAAGAATAATAAAAAATCCAAAACCGTTCTGGTAAAGGGGATTATATGAAAAAATTTTTTCTTTTCTTATCTCTAACTTTTAGTTTAGCAATGACACAGTACGGTTACTCACAAGACGGCGGATGTTGTCCACAACAAGAAACAGCAGCAGCTCCTGCTGAAGTAAACATGGGCGATTGCTATTGCTTAATGTGCAAATACGAGCCAAGATACTATTGCAAAACTCGTTGTGAGCAAGAGCCATATGTAGTACAGAAAAAATGTTGCAAATACGTTCCTCAGTACTACCAAAAAACACACTGCAGATATGTTCCTCAATACTACCAAAAAACATATTGCAGACAAGTTCCACAATACTATTCAGTATGTGAAACTAAATATCGTCCTAAATACATCCAAGAACGTCACGTTAAATACGTACCTTCTTACTACTACAAACACGTAAAAGGTTGTGCACAACAAGCTCCACAAGAAATTGATGGTGGTTTAGTTGGATCTAACGTAGTTGGTGGTGGATGTGAAGAAGCTCCTTCTGCACCAATCGGTGGAGAAGTTGGTGGAAGCTGTGGAATCGGTGGTTGCCGATAGTCAAAGATCTAACTGATCTTGAAAAGCCAGGTAAAATTTACCTGGCTTTTGTCGTTTAGTAAAAAAAAATTCCCCTCTAAAAAGCATCATTTTTATCCCTTCTTTGAAAAAAATATTTGTTAAAAAATCGGCAAAATTACATGGTAAGGCTAAAGAGCTAAATTTCGT
This DNA window, taken from Candidatus Rubidus massiliensis, encodes the following:
- a CDS encoding putative acetyltransferase, which produces MEVVPMIKRNIDEVKDILVKAYFNDPVIEWVYPDMEVRKRALDAYMSCYAEYAQKFTQTFVTAPTVDGIIMNLKPEESFKALDLLLLKSMKKAPSIGFSAIGKFLKLMSYLGKRKDELMPPLHWHLGMVAVDPKAQGKGIGKKLIEHSLHFADAANIPFYLETGTPSNVGLYEHFGFKILAEETNLPGGCPKMWLMGRMPPNSSK